The proteins below come from a single Arthrobacter sp. B1I2 genomic window:
- a CDS encoding TRAFAC clade GTPase domain-containing protein translates to MEQNKVAREQQIAVFGESGSGKTVLLSSFYGLAVEQLLSGTEQFDVLAVDSAHGRRLHQNYLGMKNSAVLPMTNRFSATSYAFSIKRKPGAAARVRRNVPEELRLVWHDYPGEWFEQEPSGAEEAKRRINTFQALLGSDVALVLVDGQRLLDNAGEEERYLKHLLTNLSTQLLKLRDNLLQDDKPLVTFPRIWLMALSKADLMPDMDVTDFRDLLVEKAGAELNKLQGVIATFVEVPEALSVGDDFVLLSSAQFEPEKIEVTKRVGLDLILPIAAMLPFSRYVRWALAMRKGAKVADHLLRVARPVADFIGSDRLHALLARLPGPIGKVVALIGPLLMQTVLDLVGPKVLDMHEEAKAKHDFLAETLTGFQLELDRGDGEKVLLRSRA, encoded by the coding sequence ATGGAACAGAACAAGGTCGCACGAGAGCAGCAGATTGCCGTATTCGGAGAGAGCGGAAGCGGCAAGACGGTGCTTTTGTCCTCCTTCTACGGATTAGCGGTAGAGCAGCTACTCTCCGGCACGGAGCAGTTCGACGTTCTCGCAGTCGATAGCGCTCACGGTCGGCGTCTGCATCAGAACTACCTCGGCATGAAGAATTCAGCCGTGCTACCGATGACGAATCGGTTTTCTGCCACGTCGTACGCGTTTTCGATCAAACGCAAGCCGGGGGCGGCTGCCAGGGTCAGGAGGAACGTCCCCGAAGAACTGCGCTTGGTGTGGCACGACTACCCCGGCGAGTGGTTCGAACAGGAGCCCAGCGGGGCGGAAGAAGCAAAGCGCCGGATCAACACATTCCAAGCTCTGCTGGGTTCCGATGTCGCGCTCGTGTTGGTGGATGGCCAGAGGCTTCTCGACAACGCGGGCGAGGAGGAACGTTATCTCAAACATCTTCTGACCAACCTCAGCACTCAGCTGCTCAAGCTGCGTGACAACCTTCTGCAAGATGACAAACCGCTGGTGACGTTCCCGCGGATCTGGCTGATGGCACTGTCTAAAGCCGACTTGATGCCGGACATGGATGTAACCGATTTCCGGGACCTGCTCGTAGAGAAAGCCGGAGCAGAGCTGAACAAACTGCAAGGGGTGATCGCAACGTTCGTGGAGGTTCCTGAGGCGTTGTCCGTGGGGGACGATTTTGTGCTGCTCTCCTCTGCCCAGTTCGAGCCGGAGAAGATTGAGGTGACCAAGCGTGTGGGGTTGGATTTGATCCTGCCGATTGCGGCGATGCTTCCCTTCTCTCGGTATGTGCGCTGGGCCCTCGCAATGCGAAAAGGCGCAAAGGTGGCCGATCATTTGCTGCGCGTGGCCAGGCCGGTGGCTGATTTCATTGGCAGCGATAGATTGCACGCTCTCCTAGCCCGGCTTCCTGGCCCGATCGGCAAGGTTGTGGCCTTGATAGGCCCCTTGCTTATGCAGACCGTGCTCGATCTCGTGGGACCCAAGGTGCTGGACATGCATGAGGAGGCGAAAGCAAAGCACGACTTCCTCGCCGAAACGTTGACCGGTTTCCAATTGGAGCTAGACCGTGGTGATGGTGAGAAGGTCCTGCTACGGAGCCGCGCGTGA
- a CDS encoding NUDIX hydrolase translates to MKDSKNTPGPSLLDYPRPSVAVDTAVLTVAEGSVCVLLVRRAEDHQHRKWALPGTFLRERETLADAVLRCLREKAGISGRVPRQLQVFDEPGRDDRGWVLSVAHVDVVPLAALEEALKSDGVRLASVDEEPEIIAGLPYGHADIVAKAVEWLRSAYAEAPDPGALLDEPFTLKDLRELHEVVAGAPLMRDTFRRFMEPKLAGTGQMSDGTRGRPSRLWRRAWK, encoded by the coding sequence GTGAAGGATTCCAAGAACACTCCGGGCCCGTCCCTGCTCGACTACCCGCGGCCGTCGGTGGCGGTGGATACGGCGGTTCTGACCGTTGCGGAGGGGAGTGTTTGCGTGCTGCTGGTGCGCCGGGCGGAGGACCACCAGCACAGAAAGTGGGCCCTGCCGGGAACGTTCCTGCGCGAACGCGAGACCCTGGCGGACGCGGTGCTGCGGTGCCTGCGGGAGAAGGCCGGGATCTCCGGGCGGGTGCCGCGCCAGCTGCAGGTGTTCGACGAGCCGGGGCGCGATGACCGCGGGTGGGTTTTGTCGGTGGCGCACGTGGACGTGGTGCCGCTGGCGGCTTTGGAGGAGGCGTTGAAGTCCGACGGCGTTAGGCTGGCTTCCGTGGATGAGGAACCGGAAATCATCGCCGGACTGCCGTACGGGCACGCGGACATCGTGGCCAAGGCGGTGGAGTGGCTGCGGTCCGCCTATGCGGAGGCGCCGGATCCTGGGGCGCTGCTGGATGAACCGTTCACGTTGAAGGATCTGCGGGAGCTGCACGAGGTGGTGGCTGGCGCGCCGCTGATGCGCGACACGTTCCGGCGGTTCATGGAGCCGAAGCTGGCCGGGACGGGCCAGATGTCAGACGGGACGCGGGGGAGGCCTTCGCGGTTGTGGCGGAGGGCGTGGAAGTAG
- a CDS encoding ADP-ribosylglycohydrolase family protein yields the protein MKLNPLQHDRAAGVLVALAAGDALGAGYEFGAPLPDGAEVTMKGGGPFGFAPAEWTDDTSMAIPIAEALLESASDAGPSSPAALTMVVRAWSSWAAEAKDVGAQTSSVIAAARRLAAAAGRKVQAEDFTAAAVEFHARTGRSAGNGSLMRTAPLALAYLEREPSELVVAAGVMSALTHADPDAQEACGLWCVAIRHAVLNGQLDVRVGLPLLPDERASIWLERIETAERSRPRDFTRNGWVVEAFQGAWSAIHYAGLSASGPAHLRESLEEAVRGGRDTDTVAAIAGGLLGAAYGFTAVPFEWRQRLHGWPGLRARDLMMLGMELGRGEGRRTASWPRAERQDYSMWGRTDALVQHPHDDGVWLGGVGSVQRVAELGIDAVVSLCRLGTLDVPGISSEDHATFWVVDSPVEDDNAHAAFVLQEAAAAVERYRAEGKTVLLHCVRAESRTPTVAALYGARVAGISPLKALEDVRRALPNAQPNPLFARMLEDESQRSSHKGRPFGAFDN from the coding sequence ATGAAACTGAACCCCCTGCAGCATGACCGCGCGGCCGGCGTCCTCGTCGCTCTGGCCGCCGGCGACGCCCTCGGAGCCGGCTACGAGTTTGGCGCCCCGTTGCCGGACGGCGCCGAAGTCACCATGAAGGGCGGCGGACCGTTCGGGTTCGCGCCGGCCGAGTGGACCGACGACACGTCCATGGCCATCCCGATCGCCGAGGCGCTGCTGGAGTCCGCGTCCGACGCCGGCCCCTCCTCCCCCGCGGCGCTTACCATGGTGGTCCGGGCCTGGTCGTCCTGGGCGGCGGAGGCGAAGGACGTTGGGGCGCAGACGAGCTCCGTCATCGCTGCCGCCCGGCGGTTGGCTGCGGCTGCCGGGCGGAAGGTCCAGGCCGAGGACTTCACTGCCGCGGCCGTGGAATTCCATGCCCGAACCGGCCGCAGCGCCGGCAACGGTTCGCTGATGCGCACCGCCCCGCTGGCCCTCGCCTACCTGGAGCGGGAGCCTTCCGAACTAGTGGTTGCCGCCGGGGTGATGAGCGCCCTGACCCACGCCGACCCTGATGCGCAGGAGGCCTGCGGGCTGTGGTGCGTGGCGATCCGTCACGCGGTTCTCAACGGGCAGCTCGATGTCCGGGTGGGCCTGCCGCTGCTGCCCGACGAGCGGGCTTCGATCTGGCTGGAGCGGATCGAAACGGCCGAGCGGTCCCGGCCCCGGGACTTTACCCGCAACGGCTGGGTGGTTGAGGCGTTCCAAGGCGCTTGGAGTGCCATCCATTACGCGGGCCTTTCAGCATCAGGCCCGGCCCATCTTCGGGAGTCGCTGGAGGAGGCCGTGCGCGGCGGACGCGACACCGATACTGTCGCCGCCATCGCCGGTGGCCTGCTGGGAGCTGCTTACGGCTTCACCGCTGTACCGTTCGAGTGGCGGCAGCGCCTTCATGGCTGGCCGGGACTGCGCGCCCGCGACCTGATGATGCTGGGCATGGAACTGGGCCGGGGCGAAGGCCGGCGGACTGCGTCCTGGCCGCGGGCCGAACGTCAGGACTACAGCATGTGGGGCCGAACCGATGCGCTGGTCCAGCACCCGCACGACGACGGTGTGTGGCTGGGCGGCGTCGGCTCAGTCCAGCGGGTGGCTGAGTTGGGGATCGATGCCGTGGTGTCGCTCTGTCGGCTGGGCACACTGGATGTACCGGGCATATCTTCTGAAGACCACGCGACTTTTTGGGTCGTCGACTCTCCTGTTGAGGACGACAACGCACACGCCGCTTTTGTCCTTCAGGAGGCGGCAGCCGCCGTCGAACGCTACCGGGCAGAGGGCAAAACAGTACTGCTGCACTGTGTCCGGGCGGAGTCCCGAACACCTACTGTGGCCGCTCTGTATGGTGCCCGCGTTGCTGGAATTTCTCCGCTGAAGGCTCTGGAGGATGTGCGGCGGGCACTGCCCAATGCGCAGCCAAATCCTCTCTTCGCGAGGATGCTGGAGGATGAAAGTCAGAGGTCAAGTCACAAAGGGCGACCATTCGGAGCGTTTGACAACTAA
- a CDS encoding ARPP-1 family domain-containing protein → MRVPQLHVGAGSSLGPLSIFPVWTSAPGSLGISTGTHADVAVTELASGAQVSRLTVTNNGPHPALLLEGELLEGGQQHRTCARDVVLGPGETRDIDTFCVEAGRWEAGQSNHRRQARRAPLNVWSELANGLNGQRGGNRQDRIWERVRRFDAARGASATSSLVQHMDWFKDNKEERNQFSAADAPAPLEGQRGVVVGLGRQPLLLEVFGTHTLFRRHYRQLIGAALLDLELLPPQALASGPMPGQYARGFAAHVQAMDFGTFDGGAEAVEVRNHGSLRSRNVSRAAGAVTAAGIAVELPQRRPQLAHLTGWNTQHPLMEMA, encoded by the coding sequence ATGAGAGTCCCGCAGCTTCACGTCGGCGCCGGCAGCAGCCTCGGCCCGCTCAGCATCTTCCCTGTCTGGACCTCCGCACCGGGAAGCCTCGGCATCAGCACCGGCACCCACGCAGACGTGGCCGTCACCGAGCTCGCCAGCGGCGCCCAGGTATCCCGCCTCACCGTCACCAACAACGGCCCGCACCCGGCACTGCTGCTGGAAGGCGAGCTGCTCGAAGGCGGGCAGCAGCACCGGACCTGCGCCCGCGACGTCGTCCTCGGGCCGGGTGAGACACGCGATATCGACACCTTCTGCGTCGAGGCCGGCCGCTGGGAAGCCGGGCAGAGCAACCACCGGCGGCAGGCACGCCGCGCCCCGCTGAACGTCTGGTCCGAGCTGGCCAACGGCCTGAACGGGCAACGGGGAGGAAACCGGCAAGACCGCATCTGGGAACGGGTCCGCCGGTTCGACGCCGCCCGGGGCGCCTCCGCCACCAGTTCCCTCGTCCAGCACATGGACTGGTTCAAGGACAACAAGGAGGAACGGAACCAGTTCAGCGCCGCGGACGCGCCCGCTCCGCTGGAGGGCCAGCGCGGCGTGGTGGTCGGCCTCGGCCGGCAGCCGCTGCTCCTGGAGGTCTTCGGCACCCACACCCTCTTCCGCCGCCACTACCGGCAGCTGATCGGGGCGGCACTGCTGGACCTCGAGCTCCTGCCACCCCAGGCGCTGGCCTCAGGACCGATGCCCGGCCAGTACGCCCGGGGCTTCGCCGCACACGTCCAGGCGATGGACTTCGGAACGTTCGACGGCGGCGCCGAAGCAGTGGAGGTACGGAACCACGGCTCCCTCCGGAGCCGCAACGTCTCCCGTGCAGCCGGGGCAGTCACCGCCGCCGGCATCGCCGTCGAACTCCCCCAGCGCCGCCCCCAGCTGGCCCACCTAACCGGCTGGAACACCCAACACCCCCTGATGGAGATGGCATGA
- a CDS encoding DUF3427 domain-containing protein, producing the protein MTNSFGGGAAEQLPEGLYELLNTDALGNLLKSGAEIQPVFAEIEDEDSPDILGRHVADAVRRVLAAAKPTDRVALANKLLQELNIQDRIADGPTQLQSLHRPDTLKRRQLRRPSTKLSDSALLTNSKDEPNLAAELRAEIESADTVDLLCAFVRWTGLRLLEPALEQLKERGARLRVLTTTYMGATERRAIDELVTRHGAEVKINYETQATRLHAKAWLFRRNSGFDTAYVGSSNLSQAALLDGLEWNVRLSSVATPALLQKFEVTFDSYWEQRAFQSYDPERDGEKLDAALERNGGRRTAAPDGITGLEVQPFLHQEEMLEDLEAERIKGFNHNLLVAATGTGKTVVAALDYKRLSEAAGRELKLLFVAHRQEILKQAMRTYRDVMQDGAFGELYVGEHKPQEWKHIFASVQSLSSLGIEQLEPGFFDVVVIDEFHHAMAPTYRRLLDHLQPQQLLGLTATPERGDGVDVAKQFFDGRTASELRLWDALDADLLVPFHYFGVSDDVDLTQLEWKRGNYDTAQLSALYTGNDARAAKVIRELRDKVTSTDQMRAIGFCVSVQHAHYMAEVFNRAGIASVAVDGSTDDAERAAALERLRRREINCIFAVDLFNEGLDLPQVDTILLLRPTQSATIFLQQLGRGLRRAEGKAVLTVLDFIGQQHREFRFDLRYRALTGYGRKELEKAVEDEFPYLPSGSQIVLDRVAQKVVLDNFKAQLRFNRAQLVRDVASYAETELEAYLERSGNDVKTIYRSTRDSWTGYLRQAGLIEGYSPLETVLRGKIEELSGAEEKKLLGRMAALIHVDDPERAAAYSMLVAPDAPRYAELGMREQAFARMLFYTLWDDGGGFTTYDGGLDHLRGYQFVCREIQQIVKLGVAASKHAAKGLGAGLQHIPLLSHATYRREEVLAALQYGSLEQGKNVQHREGVAWCPATFTDAFFVTLNKDDKKHSATTMYKDYAISPELFHWESQNATSPKSPTGRRYLDRLSHGSKVLIFTRDTADDETGLTVPYTCLGQVDYVQHSGEKPIAITWKLHRPMPADVYATAAAVAQ; encoded by the coding sequence GTGACTAATTCCTTTGGGGGAGGGGCGGCTGAGCAGCTGCCTGAGGGCTTGTACGAACTGCTAAATACGGACGCCCTCGGCAATCTGCTGAAGAGCGGGGCAGAAATTCAGCCAGTTTTCGCAGAGATCGAAGACGAAGACTCCCCGGACATCCTCGGCCGCCACGTGGCAGATGCCGTCCGGCGGGTCCTGGCCGCAGCCAAGCCAACAGACCGCGTGGCCCTCGCGAATAAGCTCCTCCAGGAACTGAACATCCAAGACCGAATCGCAGACGGCCCTACCCAACTCCAGTCCCTCCACCGCCCGGACACCCTAAAGCGCCGCCAACTTCGCCGGCCCAGCACCAAGCTGAGCGATTCCGCACTCCTTACCAACAGCAAGGACGAACCGAATCTCGCCGCGGAGCTCCGGGCCGAGATCGAGTCCGCCGACACTGTGGATCTGCTCTGCGCCTTTGTCCGATGGACGGGCCTCCGCCTGCTCGAGCCAGCCCTAGAGCAGCTCAAGGAGCGGGGAGCCCGCCTGAGAGTCCTGACCACTACATACATGGGCGCCACCGAGCGACGCGCCATCGACGAGCTCGTCACCCGCCATGGCGCCGAGGTGAAGATCAATTACGAAACGCAGGCAACCCGACTGCATGCCAAAGCCTGGCTGTTCCGCCGTAACAGCGGTTTCGACACCGCATACGTCGGCAGCTCCAACCTGAGCCAAGCTGCACTGCTGGATGGGCTGGAGTGGAACGTCCGGCTCAGCTCGGTAGCCACGCCGGCGCTCCTGCAGAAATTCGAGGTCACTTTCGACAGCTACTGGGAGCAGCGCGCCTTTCAAAGCTACGACCCGGAGCGCGATGGCGAGAAGCTGGACGCCGCACTGGAACGCAACGGCGGACGCCGCACCGCGGCCCCGGACGGCATCACGGGGCTTGAGGTTCAGCCGTTCCTCCACCAGGAGGAGATGCTGGAGGACCTGGAAGCGGAGCGCATCAAGGGTTTCAACCACAACCTCCTGGTCGCGGCTACCGGCACCGGCAAAACAGTCGTTGCGGCCCTGGACTACAAACGCCTGTCCGAAGCAGCCGGCCGCGAGCTGAAGCTGCTCTTCGTCGCCCACCGGCAGGAAATCCTGAAGCAGGCGATGCGCACTTACCGCGATGTCATGCAGGATGGCGCCTTCGGTGAGCTGTACGTGGGCGAGCACAAGCCGCAGGAGTGGAAGCATATCTTCGCGTCCGTCCAGTCGCTGTCTTCCCTCGGCATCGAGCAACTGGAACCGGGCTTTTTTGATGTCGTCGTCATCGATGAGTTCCATCATGCCATGGCGCCCACTTACCGTCGCCTGCTGGATCACCTCCAACCGCAGCAGCTCCTTGGGTTAACAGCGACACCGGAGCGCGGCGACGGCGTCGATGTCGCCAAGCAGTTCTTCGACGGCCGCACCGCCAGCGAGCTCAGGCTCTGGGACGCACTCGATGCCGACCTGCTGGTGCCGTTCCACTACTTCGGCGTCTCCGATGACGTCGACCTCACCCAATTGGAATGGAAGCGCGGTAACTACGACACCGCCCAGCTGAGCGCCCTCTACACCGGCAACGACGCCCGCGCCGCCAAGGTAATCCGCGAACTCCGCGACAAGGTCACCAGCACGGACCAGATGCGGGCCATCGGCTTTTGCGTCTCGGTCCAGCACGCCCACTACATGGCCGAAGTGTTCAACCGGGCGGGCATCGCTTCCGTAGCCGTCGATGGCAGCACAGACGATGCCGAGCGCGCAGCGGCGCTAGAGCGCCTCCGCCGGCGGGAGATCAACTGCATCTTCGCCGTCGACCTATTCAATGAGGGCCTGGACCTTCCGCAGGTGGACACCATCCTGCTGCTCCGGCCCACGCAGAGTGCCACGATCTTCCTCCAGCAGCTGGGACGCGGGCTGCGCCGTGCCGAGGGCAAAGCGGTGCTGACGGTCCTGGACTTCATCGGCCAGCAGCACCGTGAGTTCCGCTTTGATCTGCGCTACCGGGCACTGACCGGCTACGGGCGCAAGGAGCTGGAGAAGGCTGTCGAGGATGAGTTCCCATACCTGCCGTCCGGCTCCCAGATCGTGCTGGACCGGGTGGCACAGAAGGTGGTGCTGGACAACTTTAAGGCACAGCTCCGGTTCAACCGGGCACAGCTGGTCCGGGATGTTGCCTCGTACGCCGAGACCGAGCTGGAGGCCTATCTGGAGCGGTCGGGGAACGACGTGAAGACGATCTACCGTTCCACCAGGGACTCGTGGACCGGCTACCTCCGCCAGGCAGGGTTGATCGAGGGGTACTCGCCCCTGGAGACCGTGCTCCGCGGGAAGATCGAGGAGCTGTCGGGCGCGGAGGAAAAGAAGCTGCTGGGCCGCATGGCCGCGCTGATTCACGTGGACGATCCGGAACGTGCCGCTGCCTATTCCATGCTGGTTGCTCCAGACGCGCCCCGCTACGCGGAGCTTGGCATGCGCGAGCAGGCATTCGCACGCATGCTTTTCTACACGCTGTGGGACGACGGGGGCGGGTTTACAACGTACGACGGCGGACTGGACCATCTGCGCGGCTACCAGTTTGTGTGCCGCGAAATTCAGCAGATCGTAAAGCTCGGCGTTGCCGCGTCCAAACATGCAGCCAAGGGCCTCGGTGCAGGACTGCAGCACATCCCGTTGCTCTCGCATGCCACCTACCGGCGGGAGGAGGTCCTGGCGGCGCTGCAATACGGTTCGCTGGAGCAGGGGAAGAACGTTCAGCACCGCGAGGGCGTTGCCTGGTGTCCGGCGACTTTCACAGACGCCTTCTTTGTCACGCTAAACAAGGACGACAAAAAGCACTCGGCTACGACGATGTACAAGGACTATGCCATCAGTCCCGAGCTGTTTCATTGGGAATCGCAGAACGCGACGTCACCTAAGAGCCCGACGGGACGCCGATACCTGGATCGGCTCTCGCACGGTTCGAAGGTTTTGATCTTCACGAGGGACACGGCGGACGACGAGACCGGACTGACAGTTCCGTACACGTGCCTAGGCCAGGTCGACTACGTCCAGCATTCGGGGGAGAAGCCGATCGCGATCACGTGGAAACTGCACCGGCCAATGCCGGCAGACGTGTATGCGACCGCAGCGGCGGTGGCGCAATGA
- a CDS encoding DUF7255 family protein produces the protein MPAGDFENAFMEAARREGVELVRYKKPWLNQRGHFDLPHRASAVTDPLNSIFLSLGGQSAEQAAKRTTALPGDFIHLETETIIEIDEVQHFTSFRLQSFEFYARDSPLGFEPDEYRDLCRRFAPKADTYRQSKAAAAFGPGGRQRQRAYYDALRDLAVPAMGLPPLIRVPAPDGNGRTAFERNRERILRTLS, from the coding sequence ATGCCAGCTGGAGACTTTGAGAACGCGTTTATGGAAGCCGCACGCCGCGAAGGTGTGGAATTGGTTCGGTACAAGAAACCCTGGCTCAATCAGAGGGGGCACTTCGATTTACCCCATCGAGCTTCCGCCGTGACAGATCCGCTGAATTCCATCTTCTTGTCTCTCGGAGGTCAGTCCGCTGAACAAGCGGCAAAACGGACAACCGCACTGCCTGGAGACTTCATTCACCTCGAGACTGAAACGATCATTGAGATCGATGAAGTGCAGCACTTCACCAGCTTCCGGCTGCAATCATTCGAGTTCTATGCACGGGATTCTCCTTTGGGTTTTGAACCCGACGAATATCGGGACCTCTGCCGCCGGTTCGCTCCGAAAGCCGACACGTACCGGCAATCGAAGGCCGCAGCGGCGTTCGGCCCTGGTGGCCGGCAGCGACAGCGCGCGTACTATGACGCGCTGCGAGATTTGGCGGTGCCGGCTATGGGACTCCCGCCACTTATCCGTGTACCGGCACCGGACGGCAACGGGAGAACAGCGTTCGAGCGAAACCGCGAGCGAATACTGCGTACCTTATCGTAG
- a CDS encoding SIR2 family NAD-dependent protein deacylase: MTQPHVFVAMADILNLRCDAWLLPTDSTVKIEQHWLRAHPELRSMAAASASTDFRDGSALAEPISSWEPVSPLPIMTAVPDDGIWGPAVVAERLEAFVRSALLAVPVPPDHRPYRLLALPLFGTAGGGAGNHLGAALRAILDASAGLASRYDVDIVLVLRDRAAFSLAQKLRREAADDSSWPSLEPHLHDKAKSLGQTAGAGHLVPFLGAGVSVSAGAPSWGQLLDTLRTGVRLKEAEAKAFQGLGPLDQAGVLEQLYADQHGSRAAFGRAVAAAVDLPRYGLAPALLAALPSSGAITLNYDRLFEMACEDAQRPRTVMPENIPAVGNDWLLKLHGSVNAPESIVLTRDDYLGYNSNREALSALVKAHLLTHHLLFVGFGLADDHFHEIVHDVRRALPATGSKEHQMGTVLSLFQEPLQSLVWSGKLDILPMSGAPAQNAGEEEVQTALAAAGRELEIFLDMMAAYATDNHSYLLAPAYNQGLADDELVLRRQLLALANHDRSAGTAEVWGVLDKALGELGFDGGAKR, encoded by the coding sequence ATGACCCAACCGCATGTTTTCGTAGCCATGGCCGACATCTTGAATCTCCGGTGTGACGCATGGCTGCTGCCTACGGACTCCACCGTCAAAATCGAGCAGCATTGGCTGCGGGCACATCCGGAGCTACGCAGCATGGCAGCGGCATCTGCATCGACGGATTTCCGTGACGGAAGCGCACTCGCCGAACCCATCAGCTCCTGGGAACCTGTGTCGCCCCTGCCAATCATGACGGCAGTGCCGGACGACGGTATATGGGGGCCCGCCGTCGTCGCCGAACGTCTTGAAGCGTTCGTCCGCAGCGCCCTCCTGGCGGTACCAGTGCCGCCCGACCACCGACCTTATCGACTCCTTGCCTTACCCTTATTCGGAACCGCCGGTGGGGGCGCTGGGAATCATCTTGGCGCTGCTCTGCGCGCTATCCTCGATGCCTCCGCCGGACTGGCCAGTCGATACGACGTCGACATTGTGCTTGTGCTGAGAGACCGAGCCGCGTTCTCACTGGCGCAGAAGCTGCGCCGAGAAGCGGCCGACGACTCGTCATGGCCTTCACTGGAACCCCACCTGCACGACAAGGCAAAATCCCTCGGGCAGACTGCAGGCGCCGGTCACCTGGTCCCGTTCCTGGGCGCAGGAGTCAGCGTCAGCGCCGGCGCCCCCAGCTGGGGCCAACTCCTCGACACGTTGCGGACCGGCGTCCGCCTGAAAGAAGCAGAGGCGAAGGCGTTTCAGGGGCTGGGACCGCTGGACCAAGCCGGCGTGCTTGAGCAGCTCTACGCCGACCAGCACGGCTCTCGGGCGGCTTTCGGCCGAGCCGTTGCTGCGGCGGTCGACCTGCCGAGATACGGACTTGCACCCGCGCTTCTCGCCGCGCTGCCCTCTTCCGGGGCGATCACTCTGAACTATGACCGGCTTTTCGAAATGGCCTGTGAAGATGCCCAACGGCCGCGAACGGTCATGCCCGAGAACATTCCTGCGGTTGGCAATGACTGGCTGCTAAAACTTCATGGCTCGGTCAATGCGCCGGAGAGCATTGTGCTGACCCGTGACGACTACCTCGGATACAACAGCAACCGGGAAGCGCTGTCCGCTCTAGTCAAGGCACACCTGCTGACCCACCACTTGTTGTTTGTGGGGTTCGGGCTCGCCGATGACCACTTCCATGAGATTGTCCACGATGTCAGGCGGGCGCTTCCGGCAACGGGCTCCAAGGAGCACCAGATGGGGACCGTACTCTCGCTCTTCCAAGAACCACTGCAGAGCCTTGTTTGGTCTGGAAAACTGGACATCCTTCCCATGTCCGGCGCACCAGCACAGAACGCGGGCGAAGAAGAAGTGCAGACGGCCCTCGCGGCAGCAGGAAGGGAACTTGAAATATTCCTCGACATGATGGCCGCCTACGCGACCGACAACCACTCGTATCTTCTGGCCCCCGCCTATAACCAAGGCCTTGCCGACGACGAACTGGTGTTGCGGCGGCAACTCCTTGCTCTTGCCAACCACGACCGGTCAGCAGGGACGGCTGAAGTGTGGGGCGTGCTCGACAAGGCCCTGGGTGAGCTGGGATTCGATGGAGGGGCCAAACGCTGA